One Oscillospiraceae bacterium genomic region harbors:
- a CDS encoding ATP-dependent Clp protease ATP-binding subunit produces MVCVRCKKRTAVVFIQRMDNGKPVQEGYCLTCAREMHIQPVDDLMKQFGMSDQDLENMEERMSSFLQEAAESGMLPTAAGEDAPEEGDSQDDFVPGGSPVFPFGFGAARQSGDDKTKGKNGKKDKAPKRKFLDTYCENLTQKARDGKVDRIIGRDREIYRTIQILCRRQKNNPCLIGEAGVGKTAIAEGIAQRIAEGQVPARLRDKEIFLLDMTALIAGTQFRGQFEQRVKGLISEVKAAGNIILFIDEIHSIVGAGDSDGAMNAANIMKPALSRGQVQVIGATTFAEYRKYIEKDTALERRFQPVKVEEPSISDTIEVLKGIRIYYEKHHCVRVPDPVVTNVVKLSERYITDRFLPDKAIDLLDEACACCNLRHPEITELVETQRSVAELESREHELENPEPENGQDAAIDYEALASVKTELAQQRQKLPALQLKVAEIEVTMDDVAQVIELWTGIPAVKIKETEYGRLQGLEEALKEHIIGQDQAVHAVAGAIKRARADLSGRHRPASFIFVGPTGVGKTELVKQLANQLFDTVDPLISIDMSEYMEKYAVSRLIGSPPGYVGYDEAGQLTEKVRRHPYSVVLFDEIEKAHPDVMNILLQILDEGKINDAQGRVVDFSNTVICMTSNAGSTDQSGATGFGKRTETASADKCMKALQEFLRPEFLGRVDEVITFRPLSGSDLERIAQLMLDEYKPGLATHSITLNTTPEALAAIVAESTTRYGARELRRTIRKAVEDPISEALVDGRLGSQLAAVTLTAKDGKPVLEL; encoded by the coding sequence ATGGTTTGTGTACGCTGCAAAAAACGCACGGCCGTGGTGTTCATCCAGCGGATGGACAACGGCAAGCCGGTGCAGGAGGGCTACTGCCTGACCTGCGCCCGCGAGATGCACATCCAACCCGTGGATGATCTGATGAAACAGTTCGGCATGTCCGATCAGGATCTGGAGAACATGGAAGAACGCATGAGCAGCTTCCTGCAGGAGGCTGCCGAGTCCGGTATGCTGCCCACCGCAGCAGGTGAGGACGCCCCCGAGGAGGGCGACAGTCAGGACGATTTTGTGCCCGGTGGTTCGCCGGTGTTCCCGTTTGGCTTTGGTGCAGCCCGCCAGAGCGGCGACGACAAGACCAAAGGCAAAAACGGTAAAAAGGACAAAGCCCCCAAGCGCAAGTTCCTGGATACCTACTGTGAGAACCTGACCCAGAAGGCCCGGGACGGCAAGGTGGACCGCATCATCGGCCGCGACCGCGAAATTTACCGCACCATCCAGATCTTGTGCCGCCGCCAGAAGAACAACCCCTGCCTGATCGGTGAGGCCGGTGTCGGCAAGACTGCCATCGCCGAGGGCATCGCCCAGCGCATTGCCGAGGGCCAGGTGCCCGCCCGCCTGCGGGACAAGGAGATCTTCCTGCTGGATATGACCGCCCTCATTGCGGGCACCCAGTTCCGTGGTCAGTTCGAGCAGCGGGTCAAGGGCCTTATCAGCGAGGTCAAGGCCGCCGGCAACATCATCCTGTTCATCGATGAAATTCATTCCATCGTGGGCGCGGGCGATTCTGACGGCGCCATGAACGCTGCCAACATCATGAAGCCCGCCCTCTCCCGCGGGCAGGTGCAGGTCATCGGTGCGACCACTTTTGCCGAGTACCGCAAGTATATCGAGAAAGATACTGCGCTGGAGCGCCGTTTCCAACCCGTTAAAGTCGAGGAGCCTTCCATCTCCGATACCATCGAGGTGCTGAAAGGCATCCGCATCTACTACGAGAAGCACCACTGCGTCCGCGTGCCGGACCCCGTGGTCACCAACGTGGTCAAACTGTCGGAGCGGTACATCACCGACCGCTTCCTGCCTGATAAGGCCATCGACCTGCTGGACGAGGCCTGCGCCTGCTGCAACCTGCGCCACCCCGAAATTACCGAGTTGGTGGAGACCCAGCGCAGTGTAGCCGAGCTGGAAAGCCGCGAACATGAGCTGGAGAACCCCGAGCCGGAGAACGGCCAGGATGCCGCCATCGACTACGAGGCCCTGGCTTCGGTTAAGACGGAGCTGGCCCAGCAGCGCCAAAAACTGCCCGCCTTGCAGCTGAAGGTGGCCGAAATTGAGGTCACGATGGACGATGTGGCCCAGGTCATCGAGCTGTGGACCGGTATCCCCGCCGTCAAAATTAAAGAGACCGAGTACGGCCGCCTGCAGGGCCTGGAAGAAGCCCTGAAAGAGCATATCATCGGCCAGGATCAGGCCGTACACGCCGTGGCCGGCGCCATCAAGCGCGCCCGGGCTGATCTGTCCGGTCGCCACCGCCCCGCCAGCTTCATCTTCGTCGGCCCTACCGGTGTCGGCAAGACCGAGCTGGTCAAGCAGCTGGCCAACCAGCTGTTCGATACCGTCGACCCGCTCATCTCCATCGACATGAGCGAGTATATGGAGAAGTACGCGGTGTCCCGCCTCATCGGTTCGCCCCCGGGCTATGTGGGATACGATGAGGCTGGCCAGCTGACCGAGAAGGTCCGCCGCCACCCCTACAGCGTTGTGCTGTTTGATGAAATTGAAAAAGCACATCCTGACGTCATGAATATCCTGCTGCAGATTTTGGACGAGGGCAAGATCAACGACGCCCAGGGCCGCGTGGTAGATTTCTCCAACACCGTCATCTGCATGACCTCCAACGCTGGCTCCACCGATCAGAGCGGTGCTACCGGCTTTGGCAAGCGCACTGAGACCGCCAGCGCCGACAAGTGCATGAAGGCTTTGCAGGAGTTCCTGCGCCCCGAGTTCCTGGGCCGCGTGGACGAGGTCATCACCTTCCGCCCGCTGTCCGGGTCCGACCTGGAGCGCATCGCCCAGCTGATGCTGGATGAATACAAGCCCGGCCTGGCCACCCATAGCATCACGCTGAACACCACGCCTGAGGCGCTGGCCGCCATCGTGGCCGAGAGCACCACCCGCTATGGCGCCCGCGAGCTGCGCCGCACCATCCGCAAGGCAGTGGAGGACCCCATCTCCGAGGCACTGGTGGACGGCCGCCTGGGCAGCCAGCTCGCCGCCGTCACGCTGACGGCTAAGGACGGCAAGCCCGTACTGGAGCTGTGA
- a CDS encoding CvpA family protein — protein MQQNISLVYDLLFLIVFAVVAVCSWHKGFLASLAELIGAVFGVGIAVWASQTAAPQIYEKFLSASVANRVELALRESNGNIAEALQGISFLPESMQQSLLNLLNDAGSDVPAKIAEALQPLILPFVQVLLFVVLCVLVRWVFRLLVGALRWFNGVPLLGSVNRLLGLVLGLANGAVDCWLLALALWFLVGVTGGKLSWLNGYILSQSVGYGIFGSINPFV, from the coding sequence ATGCAGCAAAATATTTCTCTGGTTTATGACCTTCTCTTTCTCATCGTGTTTGCCGTGGTGGCTGTGTGCAGCTGGCATAAGGGCTTCCTGGCCAGTTTGGCTGAGCTGATCGGTGCTGTGTTTGGCGTCGGCATCGCCGTCTGGGCCAGCCAGACCGCCGCCCCGCAGATCTACGAAAAGTTTTTAAGCGCTTCGGTGGCCAACCGGGTAGAGCTGGCCCTGCGTGAATCCAACGGCAACATTGCCGAGGCTTTGCAGGGCATCAGCTTTTTGCCGGAATCCATGCAGCAAAGCCTGCTGAACCTGCTGAACGATGCGGGCAGCGACGTGCCTGCCAAGATCGCCGAGGCTTTGCAGCCGTTGATCCTGCCCTTTGTGCAGGTGCTGCTGTTTGTGGTGCTCTGCGTACTGGTGCGGTGGGTGTTCCGCCTGCTGGTGGGCGCGCTGCGCTGGTTCAACGGCGTGCCGCTGCTGGGCAGCGTCAACCGCCTGCTGGGTCTGGTGCTGGGCCTGGCCAACGGCGCGGTGGATTGCTGGCTGCTGGCGCTGGCGCTGTGGTTTTTGGTGGGCGTTACCGGGGGCAAGCTCTCCTGGCTGAACGGCTACATACTCAGCCAAAGCGTGGGCTACGGCATTTTCGGCAGCATCAACCCCTTTGTTTGA
- a CDS encoding DUF5711 family protein — protein sequence MSKADKERQARRQRMLARERGHTSTYPIPGTSGDIGLRTPQPMRRSRGTTPPPTPEKQPDNVKSFTPLIQQRQRRHYTVLAVLILCIAAAVFVFTGAMSASIALLGDAADSLSLYFNRSDGGWPVNTGISEPIQIAELAGGFVELDSEDVVVYSAYGAKVRSFQPGYARPVMAVGGTHFVVYNRAGSDLQVSSRTKALYTKTFDNSILLCAMSNNNTLAVVTESGRYAAQLQIFDPSFRQTYSWEMTQNEGTPIAVAFSPDNRQFAAGTLAARQGQLGCKVYFMSTSSNSEGPAYTASQGSMLLSLDWQSESRVVAVFDTYIAVLDPRTATETARYDFGGATLQSAAPGQRQTALLLNIRGGNSLVTLDNDLTPLAEIPARQAYGIKATDTSVYLLCPNAVECYGFDGVQNWVQDNFSARPIQVLKASELLVFTGSRAEVLTPPDNANNTNDS from the coding sequence ATGAGCAAAGCGGATAAGGAACGCCAGGCGCGCCGCCAGCGGATGCTGGCGCGGGAGCGGGGGCATACCTCCACCTATCCCATCCCCGGTACCAGCGGGGACATCGGCCTGCGCACCCCCCAGCCGATGCGCCGCAGCCGCGGTACCACCCCGCCCCCAACGCCGGAAAAACAACCCGACAACGTGAAGTCCTTCACGCCGCTGATCCAGCAGCGTCAGCGCCGCCACTATACCGTTCTGGCGGTGCTGATCCTGTGCATTGCAGCGGCCGTCTTTGTGTTTACCGGTGCCATGTCGGCGTCCATCGCTCTGCTGGGCGATGCGGCGGACAGCCTGTCCCTCTACTTCAACCGCAGCGACGGCGGCTGGCCGGTCAATACCGGCATCAGTGAGCCGATCCAAATTGCCGAACTGGCGGGCGGCTTTGTGGAGCTGGACAGCGAAGACGTGGTCGTCTACTCGGCCTACGGGGCTAAGGTACGCAGCTTTCAGCCCGGATATGCCCGGCCCGTTATGGCCGTGGGCGGCACCCACTTTGTGGTGTACAACCGCGCGGGCAGCGACCTGCAGGTCTCCAGCCGCACCAAGGCGCTGTACACCAAAACCTTTGATAACAGCATCCTGCTCTGTGCCATGTCCAACAATAACACGCTGGCCGTTGTCACTGAGTCGGGCCGGTATGCCGCGCAGCTGCAAATTTTTGACCCCTCTTTCCGCCAGACCTACAGCTGGGAGATGACCCAGAACGAGGGGACCCCCATTGCCGTAGCTTTCTCGCCGGATAACCGCCAGTTCGCCGCCGGTACGCTGGCGGCGCGGCAGGGCCAGCTGGGGTGCAAGGTGTATTTTATGAGCACCTCCTCCAACTCCGAAGGTCCGGCCTACACCGCCAGCCAGGGCAGCATGCTCCTCTCGCTGGATTGGCAAAGCGAGAGCCGGGTGGTGGCGGTGTTCGATACCTACATCGCGGTGCTGGACCCCCGCACGGCCACCGAGACCGCTCGCTATGATTTCGGCGGTGCTACGCTGCAAAGTGCTGCGCCCGGCCAGCGCCAGACCGCCCTGCTGCTAAACATCCGCGGCGGCAACAGCCTGGTCACGCTGGACAACGACCTGACCCCTCTGGCCGAGATCCCCGCCCGCCAGGCCTACGGCATCAAGGCCACGGACACGTCGGTCTACCTGCTGTGTCCCAACGCTGTCGAGTGCTACGGCTTTGACGGCGTGCAGAACTGGGTGCAGGATAACTTCTCCGCCCGGCCCATCCAGGTGCTCAAAGCCTCGGAACTGCTGGTGTTTACCGGCAGCCGCGCCGAGGTGCTGACCCCGCCGGATAACGCCAATAACACAAATGATTCCTGA
- the truA gene encoding tRNA pseudouridine(38-40) synthase TruA produces the protein MTYLLWIAYKGTNYGGFQVQPNAPTVCAAVQDAMQRVLGCRPDVKGCSRTDAGVHARRFALSFCYTGKVPAEKMVQAFNAHLPPDIRALEIWPVAENFHARYAAHAKTYRYYILNARVDDPFTFDTCCRIGPELDVAAMQAAAERFVGTHDFLALCASGSSVAAHGDTVRTITRCTVERAGDRVTITVTADGYLYNMVRILAGTLVEAGLHKRTPESIPALLASRDRRRAGQTLPAKGLFLEDVAYPELTKS, from the coding sequence ATGACCTACCTTTTATGGATCGCCTATAAAGGCACGAATTACGGCGGGTTTCAGGTGCAGCCCAATGCGCCGACCGTCTGCGCCGCTGTGCAGGACGCCATGCAGCGGGTGCTGGGCTGCCGCCCCGATGTAAAGGGCTGCTCCCGCACCGATGCCGGCGTTCATGCGCGGCGTTTCGCGCTTAGTTTCTGCTATACTGGCAAGGTCCCGGCGGAAAAGATGGTGCAGGCGTTCAACGCCCACCTGCCGCCGGACATCCGCGCACTGGAAATTTGGCCCGTGGCCGAGAACTTCCACGCCCGCTACGCCGCCCACGCCAAGACCTACCGCTACTATATTTTAAATGCCCGGGTGGATGACCCCTTTACCTTTGATACCTGCTGCCGGATCGGCCCGGAACTGGACGTAGCCGCCATGCAGGCGGCGGCGGAACGGTTCGTCGGCACGCACGACTTTTTGGCGCTGTGTGCGTCAGGCTCCAGCGTGGCCGCCCATGGTGACACAGTGCGGACCATTACCCGCTGCACTGTGGAGCGGGCAGGGGACAGGGTGACCATCACCGTCACGGCGGATGGGTACCTGTATAACATGGTGCGTATTCTGGCCGGGACACTGGTGGAAGCAGGCCTGCACAAGCGCACGCCGGAGAGTATCCCCGCCCTGCTGGCCAGCCGCGACCGCCGCCGGGCTGGGCAGACCCTGCCCGCCAAAGGCCTGTTTTTGGAGGATGTGGCGTACCCGGAACTGACCAAATCATAA
- a CDS encoding energy-coupling factor transporter transmembrane protein EcfT → MLRDITIGQHFPGNSVLHRCDPRLKLVATIAYIVVLFVAPNPLGLALSIALLAALYKVAKIPGKLILKSLKPIVPIVLFTAVLNLFFVTGEGEPLVHIWVLKIYGEGIRYAILLTVRVCALIAGTSLLTYTTSPIVLTDAIENLLRPLAKIHFPVHELAMMMTIALRFIPTLIEETEKIMNAQKARGAMIDNGTFTQRIKALVPVLIPLFISAFRRADELAMAMECRCYHGGEGRTRLKQLKFTAEDTRCAVIITAALLVICATRFFVPGLA, encoded by the coding sequence ATGCTGCGTGATATTACCATCGGCCAGCATTTCCCGGGCAACTCGGTGCTGCACCGCTGCGACCCGCGCTTAAAGCTGGTGGCCACCATCGCCTACATCGTGGTGCTGTTTGTGGCGCCTAACCCCCTGGGCCTGGCGCTGTCTATTGCCCTGCTGGCGGCGCTGTACAAGGTGGCCAAAATCCCCGGCAAGCTGATTTTAAAGAGCCTAAAGCCTATTGTGCCCATCGTGCTTTTCACGGCGGTGCTCAACCTGTTTTTTGTCACCGGCGAGGGCGAACCGCTTGTCCACATTTGGGTGTTGAAAATTTACGGGGAGGGCATCCGCTATGCCATCCTGCTGACGGTGCGCGTCTGCGCATTGATCGCAGGTACGAGCCTTTTGACCTACACCACCAGCCCCATCGTGCTGACGGACGCGATTGAGAATCTGCTGCGCCCGCTGGCGAAAATTCATTTCCCGGTGCATGAGCTGGCCATGATGATGACCATTGCGCTGCGGTTCATCCCGACTTTGATCGAAGAGACCGAGAAGATCATGAACGCCCAGAAAGCCCGCGGTGCCATGATCGACAATGGCACTTTCACCCAGCGCATCAAGGCGCTGGTGCCGGTGCTGATCCCGCTGTTCATCTCGGCCTTCCGCCGCGCGGACGAGCTGGCCATGGCCATGGAGTGCCGCTGCTACCACGGCGGCGAGGGCCGCACCCGGTTAAAGCAGCTGAAGTTCACGGCCGAGGATACCCGCTGCGCCGTTATCATCACGGCAGCGCTGCTGGTGATCTGCGCCACCCGCTTCTTTGTGCCGGGGTTGGCGTAA
- a CDS encoding energy-coupling factor transporter ATPase has translation MSEIIHVEHLKYVYNPGMPDETTALDDVSFSVEEGDFVGIIGSTGSGKSTLISHFNGLNRPTSGRILIDGKDMWEQGADLRAFRFQVGLVMQYPEYQLFEETCAKDIAYGPRNMGLDEAEIDRRVKEAAAFVGLSDELLQKSPFELSGGQKRRVAIAGVMAMHPRVLVLDEPAAGLDPEGRDTILSQIRDYHGKTGITVLLVSHSMEDIAKYANRVLVMSHAKLAMYDTVEKVFGHAQELLELGLSVPQVTQIFLKLRQMGLDIPTDVYTMPYAVKTIQKALAARQAKGVQ, from the coding sequence GTGTCAGAGATCATTCATGTAGAACATCTGAAATACGTCTACAATCCCGGCATGCCGGACGAAACCACCGCGCTGGATGACGTATCGTTCAGCGTGGAGGAGGGTGACTTTGTCGGCATCATCGGCTCCACCGGCAGCGGTAAATCCACTCTCATCAGCCATTTCAATGGCCTGAACCGCCCCACCTCCGGCCGTATCCTCATCGACGGCAAGGATATGTGGGAGCAGGGGGCCGACCTGCGGGCGTTCCGCTTCCAGGTGGGCCTGGTCATGCAGTACCCGGAGTACCAGCTGTTTGAGGAGACCTGCGCCAAGGACATCGCCTACGGCCCGCGCAACATGGGGCTGGACGAAGCCGAGATCGACCGCCGCGTGAAGGAGGCCGCTGCTTTCGTCGGCCTGTCGGACGAGCTGCTGCAGAAAAGCCCGTTTGAACTTTCCGGCGGGCAGAAGCGCCGCGTGGCGATTGCGGGCGTTATGGCCATGCACCCCCGCGTGCTGGTGCTGGATGAACCCGCCGCCGGTCTGGACCCCGAGGGCCGCGACACGATTTTAAGCCAGATCCGCGACTACCACGGAAAGACCGGCATCACGGTACTGCTGGTCAGCCACTCGATGGAGGATATCGCCAAGTACGCCAACCGCGTGCTGGTAATGAGCCACGCCAAGCTGGCCATGTACGACACGGTGGAAAAAGTGTTCGGCCACGCGCAGGAGCTGCTGGAGCTGGGGCTTTCGGTGCCGCAGGTCACGCAGATCTTCCTCAAGCTGCGCCAGATGGGGCTGGACATCCCCACCGATGTTTACACGATGCCCTACGCTGTCAAGACCATCCAGAAGGCGCTGGCGGCCAGGCAGGCAAAGGGGGTGCAGTAA
- a CDS encoding energy-coupling factor transporter ATPase, whose product MPKEEPMIRVQDVKFRYDPEQPTYAVDGVSLNVRRGEFVAVLGANGCGKSTLAKHFNAILLPETGTVLVENMDTRGEDHLYDIRQKVGMVFQNPDNQIVATIVEEDVAFAPENLGVPAEEIRTRIDEAMKLAGIYEKREAAPYKLSGGQKQRVAIAGVIAMRPDCLVLDEATAMLDPHGRSQVMRTIHQLREAGISIVSITHYMEEAAQANRVLVMSRGRIVMEGTPEQVFSQTQRLHSYHLDVPQAAELRDELVKIGIPMPENVITPDRCAEELYKLLQ is encoded by the coding sequence ATGCCAAAGGAAGAACCGATGATCCGCGTACAGGACGTCAAGTTCCGCTATGACCCCGAACAACCCACCTACGCTGTGGACGGCGTGAGCCTGAACGTCCGCCGCGGTGAGTTTGTAGCCGTGCTGGGTGCCAACGGCTGCGGAAAAAGCACACTGGCCAAGCATTTCAACGCCATCCTGCTGCCGGAGACCGGCACTGTGCTGGTGGAAAACATGGATACCCGGGGCGAGGACCACCTCTATGACATCCGCCAGAAGGTGGGCATGGTGTTCCAGAACCCGGACAACCAGATCGTGGCGACCATTGTGGAAGAAGATGTGGCCTTTGCGCCGGAGAACCTGGGCGTTCCGGCCGAGGAGATCCGCACCCGCATCGATGAAGCCATGAAACTGGCAGGCATCTATGAAAAGCGTGAGGCGGCCCCCTACAAGCTTTCCGGCGGCCAGAAGCAGCGCGTTGCCATTGCAGGCGTGATCGCCATGCGGCCGGACTGCCTGGTGCTGGACGAAGCCACCGCCATGCTGGACCCCCACGGCCGCAGCCAGGTCATGCGCACCATTCATCAGCTGCGGGAAGCCGGCATCTCCATCGTCTCCATCACCCATTATATGGAGGAAGCCGCCCAGGCCAACCGCGTGCTGGTCATGAGCCGGGGCCGTATCGTGATGGAAGGCACGCCAGAGCAGGTGTTCAGCCAGACCCAACGGCTGCACAGCTACCACCTGGATGTGCCCCAGGCGGCAGAACTGCGGGACGAGTTGGTAAAAATCGGTATTCCAATGCCGGAAAATGTCATCACCCCCGACCGCTGCGCCGAGGAACTGTATAAGCTGCTGCAGTAA
- a CDS encoding class I SAM-dependent methyltransferase has product MRPADSWRDYELLDATNHNRLERWGQTLLIRPDPQVIWKNDETSPLWARADAVYYRSTKGGGQWNYHKRLPQKWQINWGELTLIVSPTGFKHTGVFPEQAVNWAWYQEKIKAAGRPIRVLNLFGYTGGATLACLAAGASVTHVDASKGMVAWARENAAASDLADRPCRWIVDDCVKFVQREIRRGSKYDAVIMDPPSYGRGPGGEIWKLEDNVYDLITLTEQVLSDDPLFFAINSYTEGLSPAVMEYIVKTTLCPTAGGHTHCDEIGLPVSATGGVVPCGATAIWEK; this is encoded by the coding sequence ATGCGCCCTGCCGACAGCTGGCGGGATTATGAACTGTTGGACGCCACCAACCACAACCGCCTGGAGCGGTGGGGGCAGACTTTGCTGATCCGCCCCGACCCGCAGGTCATCTGGAAAAACGACGAGACCAGCCCCCTGTGGGCCAGGGCCGATGCCGTGTACTACCGCTCGACCAAGGGCGGCGGGCAGTGGAACTACCACAAGCGCCTGCCCCAGAAATGGCAGATCAACTGGGGCGAGCTGACCCTTATCGTCAGCCCCACCGGCTTTAAGCACACCGGCGTTTTCCCGGAGCAGGCCGTCAACTGGGCCTGGTATCAGGAAAAAATTAAGGCTGCCGGCCGTCCCATCCGGGTCCTGAACCTCTTTGGCTACACCGGCGGCGCTACGCTGGCCTGCCTGGCCGCAGGGGCCAGCGTCACCCATGTGGACGCCAGCAAAGGCATGGTGGCCTGGGCGCGGGAAAACGCCGCCGCCAGTGATCTGGCCGACCGCCCCTGCCGCTGGATCGTGGACGACTGTGTCAAGTTCGTGCAGCGGGAGATCCGCCGCGGCAGCAAGTACGACGCCGTCATCATGGACCCGCCCAGCTATGGCCGCGGCCCCGGCGGTGAGATCTGGAAGCTGGAGGACAACGTCTACGACCTCATCACCCTGACCGAGCAGGTCCTCAGCGACGATCCACTGTTCTTTGCCATCAACTCCTACACCGAGGGTCTCAGCCCTGCGGTGATGGAATACATCGTTAAAACGACGCTTTGCCCCACTGCGGGCGGGCACACTCACTGCGATGAGATCGGCCTGCCGGTCTCGGCTACCGGCGGTGTGGTGCCCTGCGGCGCCACCGCTATTTGGGAGAAGTAA